The sequence below is a genomic window from Patescibacteria group bacterium.
GGTATTGACCTCATTCCCAGAAATTTCGTCAGTCATGACGGAGAAAAAGCCATTTACGTTGATCTGGTTCCGCCTAAGATAAAGGTGGGGTCTAAATACTTACTGGAAATTCCAGAACCGAAAGATCCTTTGACTCATAAAATAGGCATTTTCCGCCATTATTCAAAACTGGGCGTTATGATCGTCTTTCTGGTTCAGCTTTGCCGACTTAAACCGCAGTATTACGAAGTCTACGAAGACGAAATTATCAAGTATTTGGAAAAAATGAAACTTTCCAAAACTGCTGATAAATTCAGAAAACGTCTGGTTAAAACTTCAATTACAGGTACTACAGCTGATGTTCCTGTTATCAAAAATCTCGAATTTGCCGATATTTATGACCTCAGGGAAATTGCCTGTTATTACTGCTACAAAGATCTGATGACTAGAGAAGAGCTCAGATATTTCTTCTCTGATTCCCACTTTCAGGACAAACCCCTGACAAAAAAAGTGGTGAATGAATTAAAAAACCGGCTGATCAAAGCCGTTTCCTAGTTCTTTTACTTTATCCCGGCGCTTCGCTTGCGAAGCGCCTTTTTTATTTAAATAAAAATTCTAATATTTAACTACTCTTTGCATCAGTTTATAATAAGACTGGTGTTTTTCTTTAAATCGACCCAGAATTGGCTCCATATAATCAAGATATTTCTTTTTAACCTGGCATTTCTCAAAATCAAAATATGTTTTATCTAAAACTTTTTCCTCATCAACAGCTTTATTCAATGGAATGTCAGATATTTGTATAGCGTCAGGCTTTTTGGTCCTTTCAATCCGGGCCATCCGCCCAAATTTATCCTCTTTTAACATATGAACCGAGTAATGACCTAAAGAACAAGCGGTGGTGGCATCAATTTTAATGGGCGAGCCAGTTTGCATAAAATTACCCGGAAAAAGAGCTTTGCAGCTGATATTTAATTCTTCTTTTACTTTTTGCATTAGTCCTAAGGCGATAAAATTTTTTCTTTTTACTTTAAAAGTGTCACATTGATTTTGATCAAAGGCTTTTAATTTATCAAACTTGGCTTCTTCAGAGAGTACTACTGTGGCAAAATTACCATTCTCTTTATATTTTTTTTCTATTAAAAACAGAACTTTCTTTAGTTTTACCTTTTTTTCCGGCGGGATTATCACGTCAGCAGATCCATAAGCGCCGGAAGCAGCCAACCAGCCTGACTGACAGCCTAAAACTTCAATAATAAAAACCCGGGAAAGAGTATAAGCGGCGTCAATTTTTATTTCTTCGCAAAAATTAGCTGTATGGTAAGCCGCACTAGGAAATCCGGGTGACCAATAAGTGCCTTGTAAATCATTATCTATAGTTTTGGGAATACCAACAATCTTAACCTTGCTTTTTTTAAATAATTGATTAGCCGCACCCAGGGTATCATCTCCTCCGATAGCAATGACATAGTCAGCCTTATATTGTTTTAATTTATCCAAGACTACTTCCAGTCCCCCGCTTTCACACATGGGATTGGTCCGGCTGGAGCGCAAAAAAGTGCCGCCAATATCTTTAAGGGGTTTAGGATTAAAGGCCGTTAAATTTATGGACTTACCCTTCTCGGTTAAACAAGCCCAGCCATAAAGTCCGCCCAGAATTTTCATTTTTTGCCTTTGAGCTTCCCGGATTACTCCATAAAGAGTAGGATTAAGAGCTGGAGCCAACCCCCCGCCTGTGAAAACCAATAGTTTTTTACCTTTTAAATTATTCATAGATAATTGTCATTATTTTATCATTTCTGCCTGACCTTGGCAATATTTATTTCCTACTTTAATAATCATTTTGACATAAATATAATAGTATTATAACCTATTCAATAAATAAAGCTCTTTTCACTTTAAAATAATGGAGGTAAAAATGAAGACGGCACGTGAATTTCTGGGTATTCCAGATAACCAAAGTTACGAAGTTCTATTGGCTCCCTCAGTTTGTATCGAAGAAACCAAGCAAGGTCCGATCAGTGGCAAATTTTCCAAAATCCCGGTCACTCTTAAAAGAAGGGTTTCCGGCACTTCCCTTAACATTGCCCTGGCTTTAACCCGGGTCTTTGAAAAAAGTGTTAAGCTTTTAGGCTGTGTCTCAGACAATGCCTATGAGCCACATAATGCTTATCTGCAAACACATGTTTCAAATCTGGGCCTTGACTTTCATCCTTTACCGGTTTACAACGACACATCTGTGGCTACTCTAATTATTGATACCGGTCCGGAAAAAAGTGAAGATAATCTAATGCTCTCCACTAAAGGGAAATTAATTAAACCAGAAATAGCTGCTAAAGAAATTAGAAAGCAGATTCAACTTTGCCGGCCTGATATTATTATGGCTACCGGAGTCACGGATAATGACTATCCGATGGTCAAGGTTCTTTTTGAAAAAGAAGAATCATTCCGTATTCTCAATCCCCGTCCTGAGCTGCTTAGACAAATCTCTCTTGATAAAATTAAAGGCATTGACCTTTTAATTATCAATCACGAGGAGCTTTCCGGCTGTTTAGGCCAGGAAATAAAAGCCAATGAAATTAAGCCAAAAGATGTCCTACCCTGTCATAACTTAGGCATTCCCTTCATTATTGTTACTTTAAACCACCACGGCATGATTTTTTCCGGTTCTGAATTAAACTTTTTCAGACCAGCTATTAATCTGGGTCAAGCTATCAGCTCTACCGGTACTGGTGACGCTTTTACCAGCGCGTTTATCGCTGCTGTGCTTGAAGGACTGGACCTGGAAACATGTCTTTTATGGGCCCGAGTTTTTGCCGGCCTAAAAGTGATTCGTACTGGCGGCTCTAATATTCCAACCGCTAAAGAATTCCGAGTCGCTCTTGAAAAAATTTAAAGTTGTAAATTTAATCGCCGCACAAATCTTTCTGTGCGGCTTTTTTTATTAATTGACAAAAAAACAAATTTAACCTATATTACCATAAATGAATTTAAATATTTTTTTATAATGAAAACTTTCCAAATTGTTCTTCTAGCCGCTGGAAAAGGTAAAAGAATGAAAAGCAAAAATACACCAAAAGTCCTTTTCCCCTTAAAAGATAAGCCCCTTATAAAATATATACTTAGAGAAATAAAAAAATCAGGAATATGTCAAAAACCGGTTATTATTGTTGGTTATAAAAGTCAAATGGTAAAAAAAGTCCTGGGCAAAAATTACACTTACGTTTTACAAAAAAAACAACTGGGCACTGGGCACGCTGTCAACTGTGCTAGAAATTTTTTAGAAAATAAAGCAAAGAACATTCTTATACTCTACGGCGATAAACCTTGCATAAAAGCTGATAGTATATTAAAAATTATAAATCGCCATATAAAAAATAATAATATTCTGACCATGGCTACGATTAAAATCCCCGATTATAAAAATTGGCGTGTTGATTTTAAAAGTTTTGGGCGTGTAATTCGTAATAATAAGGGAGAAATTGAGAAAATTGTCGAAAAAAAAGAAGCCACTCCGCAAGAACTTAAAATAAAAGAGGTGTCACCTAGTATTTTCTGTTTTAAGGCTAACTGGCTTTGGGATAATATCCCAAAAATTAAGTTAAGCCCTCAAAATGAATATTATCTGACTGATTTAATTCAGATTATTAAAAAACAAAAAAATAAAATAGATTATGTTAATATTGATCCGATAGAAGGTCTGGGTATTAACAGTCAAAAACAACTAAAAATAGTTTCTCAATTTATTTAAATAATTCGATCTTTAAAAAATTATTTTGTTTCTGAGGAGGTAATGATGTTTTCAAAAACAGCAGTAATGTTTACGGCCTTTAACGATGGCGAAACTATTGGTGATTTGATTAAAAAAGTGATAGAAATTACCAAAGAGAAATCTGACATTTGGGTGATTAATGACGGGTCGAAAGATAACACTTCAAAAATAGCTAAAAAACTAGACTGCTGTTTAGTGGATCTTCCTGAAAATCAGGGAGTCGGGTCAGCTTATAAGGCTGGTTTTTCTGAAATTATTAAGAAAGGAGAAAAGTATAAATACGTTATTAAAATTGATGCTGATGGTCAGCATCAACCGAAATTTATACCAAAAATCATTAGAAATCTAGAAAATGGATTTCAGCTGGTGGTTTGCTCCCGCTTTCATGAGCGTTCCTGCCAAAACAGCACTCCTAAAGACAGAAGTTTTTTAAACTGGCTTTACGCCCGTGAATTAAGCCAGATAATAGGAAGCCGTGTAACAGACGCCCGTTCCGGATTTTTCGGTATTACTCTACCGGTTCTTAAAAAAATTACTCCTAAACTGATCACACCCGGATACGGTATTCCTATGGAAGTTTTACTTCGCACCTGGCAGTTTATAAAGGAGGTAAAAAAGTGGCCAAATTCTTGGCGAGAAGAGATAATTCACCCGGCTATCTATGATTATGCTATTCATAAGAATACCCGTCGCCATAAGATGTACCAAAGCGAAGAATGGCATCATAAAATTGAAAGATTTTTAACCGCTTATACCGCCCTGGTAACAGTACTTTATGATATGGGTTTTAACACCCATGAAATTACCCAAAGGATCTCAAAACAACTGGCTGAACACACCGAATACCTTATTGGGTAAATTTAATCGCCGCACAAATCTCTCTGTGCGGCTTTTTTTATAATTTATAAAATGATAAAATATAGAATATGAAAGAATTTATTACTGACCTTCATTTTCACTCTAAATATTCCCGGGCTGTCTCGCCTAAGATGGACCTGGAGCATTTTTATCAGTGGGGTCTAAAAAAGGGCCTTAATCTATTAGGTACCAGTGATTTTACTCATCCACAATGGTTTTCTGAACTTAAGAAAAAATTAGTGAGGCAAAAAAACGGTTTTTATAGATTAAAAAATACTGACCAAGAAATATATTTTGTACCAAGCGCCGAAATCAGCTGTATTTATAAGAAGAACGGGCAGGGTCGGCGCATTCATATTCTTATCATCGCTCCGGATTTAGAAACAGTTAAAAAAATTAATGTTCAGTTGGGCTGGATTGGTAATTTAAAATCAGACGGCCGGCCAATCCTGGGCTGTGAAGCCAAAGAAATGGCTAAAATTGCCCTAAAAGCTTCAAAAAAATGCCTAGTCATCCCAGCCCATATTTGGACCCCCTGGTTCTCTTTATTCGGTTCTAGGTCCGGTTTTGACCGCTTAGAAGAATGCTTTGAAGAATATTCAAATAAAATCTATGCTATTGAAACCGGGCTTTCCTCGGACCCGCCCATGAATTGGCGGCTTAAACAACTGGATAAAAAGGCCATTGTTTCTTTTTCAGATGCTCACTCACCCAATAACTTGGGCCGGGAAGCTACTGTTTTTGCATTAAAAAATCCTTCTTACGAAAAATTATTTAAAGCCATTAAAAATAACCAAATTGCTTACACTATTGAATTTTTTCCTCAAGAAGGAAAATATCACTGGGACGGACACAGAAAATGTCAGGTTAGGCTTTCACCCCAAGAAACTAAAAAAAATAAAGGCCTCTGTCCAAAATGTGGCCGTAAAGTTACTGTCGGGGTTATGAACCGAGTAGATGAACTAGCTGATCGAAAGGAAAATTATCAGGCCTTAAGCCGTCCCCCTTTTAAATCTTTAGTGCCTTTAAAACAGATTATTAGTCAAGTTTTAGGTATTGGTCCAAAAACCAAGGGTGTGGCTGACGAATATGAAAATTTAATTAAGCAAGGAAAAAATGAATTTAATGTTTTATTGAATCTTAAAATTGAAAAAATAGAAAAAATCTCCACAAGTAAAATTGCTCAAGGCATAAAAAGAATAAGAGAAAAAAAATTAAATATTAAACCCGGCTTTGATGGCCAGTACGGCAAGGTTAAAGTTTTTGCCGATAAAAAAGAAGCCTCAATCGGCCAGGAAAGCTTATTTTAAAATGATAATAGTTTTTGAATACATTTTTTTATTTTCTGCTTTATTACTAATAGCCGCCGTTCTGATTTTTGTTTCCAATCTTTTTTACAATACTATCAGAGTTAAAGTACCTTATATTAAAACATCCCGCTGGGCTATAAAAACAACTCTAAAAGAAATTAATCCTAAAAAAGAAGACAAGGTGGTTGAGTTGGGTTGTGGTAACGCCCGGGTGATCAGAGCCATTAAGAAAAAATATCCTGAAATTAAAGCCAGGGGTTATGAAGTAGCCTGGTGGCCCTATCTTAAAGCTAAACAAAAAATAAAAAAGGATAATTTAAATATTGACTTAATAAGAAAAAATTTTTATAATGTAGACCTTTCAGACTCTGACATAATATTTTGTTTTTTGATTAGTTCGGTAATGCCACGCTTGGAAAAAAAGCTAAAAAAAGAATTGAAGCCAGGAGCCATTGTTATTTCTTATATTTTCACTTTCCCTCACTGGCCAGCTAAAAAAGTGATTAAAAATCCCAAAAGATCCGGAGCCAGTAGAATAAATATTTATCAGAAAACATAAGGTGAGTTGTGCCGAATTGGCCCCACTTCACAGTGGTTTCGCAGGATAAATAAGGCACCGCTCTCCCTACATCACTTGCAAGGCCAGGTGACATCGTGTAGTCGAATAACAAGGCGAAAAATTATCATAAATTTATGAGTTATATTGTCTATATTCTACTTTTATCCAATAAACAATTATAGACCGGTTTTACTAAAAATTTGAATCAAAGAATTAAACAACATAAAAATGGTGCGGTTAAATCAACGGCAAAAGACAACCAATAAAATTAATTCATTACGAAGTGTATGCCAAAGAATCAGGGGCCAGACAAAGAGAAAAATATTTAAAGACAACAGAAGGTAAAAGACTTTTAAAAATGCGGATTAGAAATTTATCAAAGGAATTACAATAGTAATCCGCAGTGCGGAGGGGTGCCGGAGTGGTTGAACGGGCCGCTCTCGAAAAGCGGTAAGCCCTTACGGGTTTCGTGAGTTCGAATCTCACCCCCTCCGCACTGCGGAAGATATTTTTTGCCTCTGCCAATAAATAAAAAATATGCCTGAATATAATCTAGAAGTTAATAAAAATGACCAAATTATTGGCAAAAGACCAAGAAAAGATTTTTATACTGGTCAATATATTCACCGAGCTTCACATTTGATTCTTTTTAATTCTAAAAATCAAATTCTTCTGCAAAAAAGAGTCAAAACAAAAAAATGGTTTCCCAATCTTTATACTTTCTCGGTAGCCGCCACTGTTTCTGAGGAAAGCTATAAGGATTGTTTAAAAAGAGAAATTCCTGAAGAAATCGGGATTTCTATACCCATAAAATTTTTATTCAAATATCCTTTTTTTGATAAAACAGACAAGGCTTTTCACGCCGTTTTTATTAGCAAAAGTGATAAAAAAATTAAACCAGATAAAAGAGAAATTAGTGAAATTATTTGGCTTACGCCACAAAAGCTTAAACAAGACTTAAAAGCAAATCCTAAAAAGTACACGCCCCCTTTTAGAAAAGGTATGGAAATATTTTTTACTCAGTATTATAAAAAATAATTCTCCTACTCCAGAAGAAAAAAGTTAAATATTTCAGTGCTGAAAAGCCGGAAAGAATAATAAACTACACAAAGAGTAAAATAATTAAATTAGAAAAAGCCTTACCTCAACTAAGAGTTCTTTATGGAAAAGCTCGAAACAGACCGACGGTTAGATTCTATCAAGGCAAACAAGAAATGAAATTAATCCTCCATGAATTATTAAAAGAAGCCAAAAAACTTATTGCTTTTAGTTCGGCAAATGACCTTTTTTCCACCTTACCTAATTTTCCAAAATTCGTGAAAAATGAATAAAGAAAAAAATTCCAGTTAGTGTTATTTTACGGGAGTCACCCAAAGCCAGAGAAAGACAAAAATTAGGCCCCAAACAACTACGCCAAGTAAAAATAATTCATGAATTTTGATTATCATGGTAGTATTTTTACATGGAGGAGAAAAATAGCTATATTTTCATTTAAAAAAGATATGGTTGCCATTGTTATTAAAAGTAAAGAACTGGCCAAAATGCAACAAACACTATTTGAGACATTTTGGAATTCTATAAATAAACAAATTTATTATATTCTGTTATAATTATAATATGCTCACCTTCGAACAAATTGAAAAAGAAATTAATAAAATCAAAGAAAGAAACGCCAAATTAGAAAAAGACAAGGCCTGGGAAACTAGCTGGACTAGAAGAATAATTATTTTTTTATACTATAAGTATTAAAAATTAGAATAATATTTAAAGTTTTATAATTTTGCTTGTAAATTAATGAAAAAAATACATACATCCAAAATTTATATTAGTAAAAAAAAGTTTATAAATAATTATAAATTTATAAAAAGGGTAGTTGGTAAAAATGTTCGTATTTCTTCAGTGGTTAAAGGCGATGCTTACGGACATGGCATGAAACAAATAGTACCTTTAGCTGAAGAACAAGGCATTAATCATTTTGCTGTTTTTGCTGCTTTTGAAGCTAAAAAATTATTAAAAATATGTCGCCAAAGTAGTCAGATAATGATTATGGGTATGATTAGTAATAAACAGTTGCCCTGGGCTATTAAAAATGGTATTGAATTTTTTATTTTTGAATTCAATCGTTTGCAAGCTGCTTGTAAAATGGCAAAAAAAATGAAAAAACCAGCTAAGATTCATATTGAAGTTGAAACTGGCTTAAATCGTACTGGCTTTGATTTTAAAGATTTAGATAAATTATTAAAATTTTTAAAGAAAAATAAAAAACACTTTAATATCATAGGACTTTGTACGCATTATGCTGGTGCTGAAAGCATTATTAATTATTATCGTATAAAGAAACAAATAGCTAAATATAATGTTATTTATAAAAAATTTATTAAAGCCGATATAGATATAAAGTATAGACATACCGCTTGTTCAGCTGCGGCTATTAATTATAAACAAACTAGAATGGATATGGTTAGAGTGGGTATTATTCAATTTGGTTTATGGCCTAGTGATGAAACTTTAATAAATTATTTAAGTAAGCGAAAAAGAAAAATAAATCCCTTGCAACCTATATTAAGTTGGAAAACTAAAATATTAAATACTAAAGTGGTTAAGGCGGGTGATTTTATTGGTTATGGCGATACTTTTATGGCTAATAAAAATATGAAAATAGCCACTATGCCAGTAGGTTATGCTTGTGGTTATAGTTGTTCTTTAAGTAATCGTGGTAATATATTAATCAATGGAAAACGAGCTAATATTATTGGTAAAGTAAATATGAATTTATCAATTGTTAATATTACTCATATTCCTGAGGTTAAAAAAGGCGATGAAGTGGTGTTAATTGGCCAACAGGACAATGATGAAATCCATTTAACTTCTTTTAGAGATATTTATAATAGTTTAAATTACGAATTATTAACTCGACTTCCTTTTGCTATTCCTAGAATAATTATAGATTAACCATATTATATGAAAAAACTATTAAAAGAACATTTACATGGATTAGAAATACCTGCTTAATTAATAATCCAATTTACTTAAATGAGATATTCCCTTATAGATCTATTTCGAACAATCGCTATTGTCTTAGTTTTTTTCTTTCATATCTCTATAGAAATAAATCCAATCTGGGGTCGAGTATTTATTAATTTTGGTAATATCTATCGCTTTAATACAGGTGATCTAGGCATAGCTATATTTATTATTATCTCGGGTCTTTGCCTGACTTTAAGATATAAAAATAAAAAAATAGAATATGTAAAATTTATTACCCAGCGTTTTTTAAAAATATACCCTCCTTTCTTTATAGCCTTAATTATGGGCGTTATTTTTTATTATATTCTACCAGACACCCTACTTCAAGAAGGCTATTATTATTTTCCTCAAATAAATACAGCTGATATTTTTTGTAGTTTAACTGGTTTTTGTAATTTCTTAGGTAGAATCGGTGGTCCATTTTTGGGACCAAGCTGGTTTATTGGTCTAATTATTGTTTTATATCTCCTCTTCCCTTTACTTTTAAAAAAATTTAAAACTAATCCTTACGCTTCACTTTTTATTTTATTTTTAATTTCTTTAATTTTTCGTTATTTATATAATAACTTTCCCCCATTAATCTACAAACTTCAACCCTTTTTTCCTTTAGATTATTTATTTGAATTTGGTTTGGGTATTTATCTTGGTCTGGTAGTAAAAAATAATTTTTGGACCTATTTAAATAAATACAAAAAGCTATCCAGAATATTAATTAGATTAGGACTTTTGTCTTTTCCTTTATTTTTAGTTCACCATCCACTTTTATTTATTGTAAATTCTTTGGAAAAATTGAATGTCAGCTTATTTGTCTCTATTCCCTTATATTTATTAGTCTCAGGTGTTTTTAGTTTCTTGCTCTTTAAAATGATTAAAAAAATTCCAAGGAAAATTTAAGTTTTACAAATCAGCCTAAATTTATTATAATATTAGAGAAGCTTAACCAAAAAAAACAAATGCCAAAGATAACAAAAGCAGTCATACCAGCCGCTGGTTTAGGCAGTCGCTTTCTACCAGTAACTAAAGCCATACCCAAAGAAATGCTGCCTATTGTTGATAAACCTACTATTCAATACGTAGTTGAAGAATTAGCCTCTTCTGGTATTAAAGATATAATAATCGTCACTGACTCTTCTAAAACAGCTATTGAAGATCATTTTGATCATTTAGATTATTTAGAAGAAAAGTTAGCTAAACAGGGCAAAAAAGATAAGGCTAAACAAATCAAAAAAATTGCTGATTTAGGCAATTTTATTTTTATCCGTCAAAAAGGGCCTTATGGCAACGGTACGCCGGCTTTGTGTGCTGAACCACTGGTCAAAAATGAGCCTTTTATTTATATCTGGGGTGATGAATTTATTCACGCTAACCCACCCCGAGTCAAACAAATGCTTGAAGTTTATAAAAAATATAAATGCTCGGTTATTTCTGCCATTAAGGTGGCTAAAAAAGAGGTTTCCCGCTACGGCGTTGCCAAAGTCAAACATATAGAAAAAAATATTCATCAAATAAATGAAATCGTGGAAAAACCGCCTCTTGATAAAGCTCCCTCAAGATTAGCTACTCACGGAGCCTATTTATTGACTCCAACTATATTTAAATTTTTAAAAAAACAAAAAATAGGTCAAGGAGGAGAACTTTGGCTAGTAGACGCTATTAATAAGCTAGCTCAACAAGAAAAAGTTCTGGCTTGTCTTATCAAAAAAGGCCGGTACTACGACATTGGCAATAAACTCGGTTATATTAAAGCTAATATTGAATTTGGTTTGAAACATCCGGAAATTAAAAAAGATTTAAAAAAATACTTAAAAAATATAAAAAGCAATGATTAGTAGAAAATATATAATTCTTGGTATAATCGTTTTAGCTATCCTTGTTCCTATCTTTATTGGCATTTTCTTGAAAGAAGAAGTAAAAATTCCCAAAAGTGTTACTTTAAAATATTGGATTGTTGAAGGCTCAGAAAAAGACTATCAAGATATTGTTAGCGCTTTTAAAAATTATCATCCCTATGTCAAAGTAAGTTTTAGAAAAGTAAAACTGGAAGAATACGAAGACACTTTGATTCAAGCTTGGGCTCGTGATCAAGGTCCGGATATATTTGAGTTGCCTTCAACTTGGTTAAAAAAATATCAGGAATTCATCACTCCCGCACCGGCTGAAATAACTACCGCTTACTATGAAAATAAAAAAGAATTTTTTCGTAATACTGTAGAAATAAAATACCGCACAAAAAGCTCTCCCACTTTAGATAATATAAAAAATAATTATGTTGATATAATTTATGATGATGTAGTTTTAAGCAACAATCGGGGAAAAAGACAAATATACGCCCTGCCTTATAGTATTGATACGTTGGCTGTCTATTATAATAAAGATTTATTAAATAATGCTTATATAGCTCAACCGGCTAAAACTTGGAATGAACTAGTTCAGCAATCTTCAAAGCTAAGTCTCTACGACAATCAAAATAATATTCTCCAGTCCAGTATAGCTTTAGGTCTTTCTTCAAATATTGAGTATCATTATGGAATTCTTTCACTACTAATGATACAAAACGGAGTCAGTATGATTTCTCCCAGCGGAGAAGAAGTTAGTTTTAATAGAAGCCGTGAAACCACCAATTTAGGAGCTTTGGCTTTAGATTTTTACACCAGTTTTACCAATATAAATAAAGAAACTTATTCCTGGAATTCATCACAACCGGAAAGTTTAGATAACTTTACTAGTGGTAAATCAGCTTACTATATTGGTACCCTAGCTGATAAATCAGTAATTGATAAAACAGCTAATTTAAATTATGGTGTAACTGAAATGTTTCATATAAATCCATCTGGTACAGACCGAGTTTTAAATAAAGCCGGTAATCCCGTACAAGTTAATTTTGGCAAATACTGGGTCCATACTGTTGCTAAAAAAACCAAGTCTCTTCAGGAAGCCTGGGATTTAGTCCAGTTTATAGCTCGGGAAAAAAGAAATCGGCAATACCTAGAAAAAACTGGGAAAATTTCCCCCCTAAGAAGTATTCTTAATATACAAAAAGAAGATCCTGATTTAGGGCTTTGGGCCCGCCAAGC
It includes:
- a CDS encoding glycosyltransferase family 2 protein, yielding MMFSKTAVMFTAFNDGETIGDLIKKVIEITKEKSDIWVINDGSKDNTSKIAKKLDCCLVDLPENQGVGSAYKAGFSEIIKKGEKYKYVIKIDADGQHQPKFIPKIIRNLENGFQLVVCSRFHERSCQNSTPKDRSFLNWLYARELSQIIGSRVTDARSGFFGITLPVLKKITPKLITPGYGIPMEVLLRTWQFIKEVKKWPNSWREEIIHPAIYDYAIHKNTRRHKMYQSEEWHHKIERFLTAYTALVTVLYDMGFNTHEITQRISKQLAEHTEYLIG
- a CDS encoding PfkB family carbohydrate kinase; translation: MKTAREFLGIPDNQSYEVLLAPSVCIEETKQGPISGKFSKIPVTLKRRVSGTSLNIALALTRVFEKSVKLLGCVSDNAYEPHNAYLQTHVSNLGLDFHPLPVYNDTSVATLIIDTGPEKSEDNLMLSTKGKLIKPEIAAKEIRKQIQLCRPDIIMATGVTDNDYPMVKVLFEKEESFRILNPRPELLRQISLDKIKGIDLLIINHEELSGCLGQEIKANEIKPKDVLPCHNLGIPFIIVTLNHHGMIFSGSELNFFRPAINLGQAISSTGTGDAFTSAFIAAVLEGLDLETCLLWARVFAGLKVIRTGGSNIPTAKEFRVALEKI
- a CDS encoding sugar phosphate nucleotidyltransferase, encoding MKTFQIVLLAAGKGKRMKSKNTPKVLFPLKDKPLIKYILREIKKSGICQKPVIIVGYKSQMVKKVLGKNYTYVLQKKQLGTGHAVNCARNFLENKAKNILILYGDKPCIKADSILKIINRHIKNNNILTMATIKIPDYKNWRVDFKSFGRVIRNNKGEIEKIVEKKEATPQELKIKEVSPSIFCFKANWLWDNIPKIKLSPQNEYYLTDLIQIIKKQKNKIDYVNIDPIEGLGINSQKQLKIVSQFI
- a CDS encoding endonuclease Q family protein, with product MKEFITDLHFHSKYSRAVSPKMDLEHFYQWGLKKGLNLLGTSDFTHPQWFSELKKKLVRQKNGFYRLKNTDQEIYFVPSAEISCIYKKNGQGRRIHILIIAPDLETVKKINVQLGWIGNLKSDGRPILGCEAKEMAKIALKASKKCLVIPAHIWTPWFSLFGSRSGFDRLEECFEEYSNKIYAIETGLSSDPPMNWRLKQLDKKAIVSFSDAHSPNNLGREATVFALKNPSYEKLFKAIKNNQIAYTIEFFPQEGKYHWDGHRKCQVRLSPQETKKNKGLCPKCGRKVTVGVMNRVDELADRKENYQALSRPPFKSLVPLKQIISQVLGIGPKTKGVADEYENLIKQGKNEFNVLLNLKIEKIEKISTSKIAQGIKRIREKKLNIKPGFDGQYGKVKVFADKKEASIGQESLF
- a CDS encoding class I SAM-dependent methyltransferase, whose amino-acid sequence is MIIVFEYIFLFSALLLIAAVLIFVSNLFYNTIRVKVPYIKTSRWAIKTTLKEINPKKEDKVVELGCGNARVIRAIKKKYPEIKARGYEVAWWPYLKAKQKIKKDNLNIDLIRKNFYNVDLSDSDIIFCFLISSVMPRLEKKLKKELKPGAIVISYIFTFPHWPAKKVIKNPKRSGASRINIYQKT
- a CDS encoding NUDIX domain-containing protein: MPEYNLEVNKNDQIIGKRPRKDFYTGQYIHRASHLILFNSKNQILLQKRVKTKKWFPNLYTFSVAATVSEESYKDCLKREIPEEIGISIPIKFLFKYPFFDKTDKAFHAVFISKSDKKIKPDKREISEIIWLTPQKLKQDLKANPKKYTPPFRKGMEIFFTQYYKK
- the alr gene encoding alanine racemase, with the protein product MKKIHTSKIYISKKKFINNYKFIKRVVGKNVRISSVVKGDAYGHGMKQIVPLAEEQGINHFAVFAAFEAKKLLKICRQSSQIMIMGMISNKQLPWAIKNGIEFFIFEFNRLQAACKMAKKMKKPAKIHIEVETGLNRTGFDFKDLDKLLKFLKKNKKHFNIIGLCTHYAGAESIINYYRIKKQIAKYNVIYKKFIKADIDIKYRHTACSAAAINYKQTRMDMVRVGIIQFGLWPSDETLINYLSKRKRKINPLQPILSWKTKILNTKVVKAGDFIGYGDTFMANKNMKIATMPVGYACGYSCSLSNRGNILINGKRANIIGKVNMNLSIVNITHIPEVKKGDEVVLIGQQDNDEIHLTSFRDIYNSLNYELLTRLPFAIPRIIID
- a CDS encoding 6-phosphofructokinase; translated protein: MNNLKGKKLLVFTGGGLAPALNPTLYGVIREAQRQKMKILGGLYGWACLTEKGKSINLTAFNPKPLKDIGGTFLRSSRTNPMCESGGLEVVLDKLKQYKADYVIAIGGDDTLGAANQLFKKSKVKIVGIPKTIDNDLQGTYWSPGFPSAAYHTANFCEEIKIDAAYTLSRVFIIEVLGCQSGWLAASGAYGSADVIIPPEKKVKLKKVLFLIEKKYKENGNFATVVLSEEAKFDKLKAFDQNQCDTFKVKRKNFIALGLMQKVKEELNISCKALFPGNFMQTGSPIKIDATTACSLGHYSVHMLKEDKFGRMARIERTKKPDAIQISDIPLNKAVDEEKVLDKTYFDFEKCQVKKKYLDYMEPILGRFKEKHQSYYKLMQRVVKY
- a CDS encoding acyltransferase family protein; the protein is MRYSLIDLFRTIAIVLVFFFHISIEINPIWGRVFINFGNIYRFNTGDLGIAIFIIISGLCLTLRYKNKKIEYVKFITQRFLKIYPPFFIALIMGVIFYYILPDTLLQEGYYYFPQINTADIFCSLTGFCNFLGRIGGPFLGPSWFIGLIIVLYLLFPLLLKKFKTNPYASLFILFLISLIFRYLYNNFPPLIYKLQPFFPLDYLFEFGLGIYLGLVVKNNFWTYLNKYKKLSRILIRLGLLSFPLFLVHHPLLFIVNSLEKLNVSLFVSIPLYLLVSGVFSFLLFKMIKKIPRKI